The following coding sequences are from one Paracoccus alcaliphilus window:
- a CDS encoding DUF2059 domain-containing protein yields MLRLIVLILAVGLTLPLQVMAQTSPETTLTDRAALQQRLWDSLNLAGMMEIMGDEAVAEAEGMNPGSPGDHGWMAQVAAIHDPQRMTAIMQDALGRLTSDTDPALLAGGLAFYESDLGRRLVGLENSARRAMMEEGAEEDALYRYDAAARRGDNRADQIDRLIEVADLIEPNVAGALNGTIAFSQGFAEGGGYRVPLSEGQILTEAMAQEPQIRRDTEHWIRAYLMLSLSPLSDAEVEDYIAFAASGPGQALSVALFRGYDELFEILMRETGLAAARQLQGRDL; encoded by the coding sequence ATGCTGCGATTGATTGTCCTGATCCTTGCCGTCGGGCTGACGCTGCCATTGCAGGTGATGGCGCAGACCTCTCCGGAAACGACCCTCACCGACCGGGCGGCGTTGCAGCAAAGGCTGTGGGACAGCCTGAACCTTGCCGGGATGATGGAGATCATGGGCGATGAGGCGGTGGCCGAGGCCGAGGGCATGAATCCGGGCAGCCCGGGCGATCACGGCTGGATGGCGCAGGTCGCCGCGATCCACGACCCGCAGCGCATGACCGCGATCATGCAGGACGCGCTGGGGCGGTTGACCTCGGACACCGATCCGGCGTTGCTGGCCGGGGGGCTGGCCTTTTACGAATCCGATCTGGGCCGGCGGCTTGTCGGGCTGGAGAACTCGGCGCGCAGGGCGATGATGGAAGAGGGCGCGGAAGAAGATGCGCTCTATCGCTATGACGCGGCGGCGCGGCGGGGGGACAACCGGGCCGATCAGATCGACCGGCTGATCGAGGTCGCCGACCTGATCGAGCCGAATGTCGCCGGGGCGCTGAACGGCACGATCGCGTTCTCGCAGGGGTTCGCCGAAGGCGGCGGCTATCGCGTGCCGCTGAGCGAGGGGCAGATCCTGACCGAGGCGATGGCGCAAGAGCCGCAGATCCGGCGCGATACCGAACATTGGATCCGCGCCTATCTGATGCTGTCCCTTTCGCCGCTGAGCGATGCCGAGGTCGAGGATTACATCGCTTTTGCGGCCTCGGGTCCGGGGCAGGCACTGTCTGTGGCGCTGTTTCGAGGCTATGACGAGCTGTTCGAGATATTGATGCGGGAAACCGGGCTGGCAGCAGCGCGGCAGCTTCAGGGGCGCGATCTGTGA
- a CDS encoding DUF3772 domain-containing protein: MARAFLTVVLTVLTLFAAPVWAQEDGGPDYARWESAASQAEALADDPQASDEDLNRTRSEMADWRRQFHDAQGTNANRIKAVQEQLAALGDPPAEGQTEESEVATRRAELNGQLSSLQAPRLTAVEAFSRADSIIEQIARVTAERQASMLARHSPSPLFPGNWLLAGSETVELGRQMGAEFVQNFDEQGVWEQLKPRLPQVLAYLVAAFVLLTAGRLWVASLTTRLSAWASDHSRAVVAYVVSLGQIIIPMIGVYLAVRGLRATGFFGEWSAPFLDAIPAAGVFLFGGLWLTRIMFPRTAIAYQTLTMPDEGRTRARRMLSLLAVVFAIHHILSHAVLPLTGIYWRAGDPDTHVPMDFAEGAASVVHFVLILLAAVALFRLGNVLRQLHKWAAPDDPSFRYRVLTVVGAILRLVALAGVGLAAVGYVNMGNVLIWPWGLSLALILVLVSVQDFIADIFNMVKRGQEGAREGLAPLLIGFVLILLSVPLFLVIWGAREADLIDQFAAIQQGVSFGGVRLSPGSILTFLIVFGIGYGATRVTQGAFRSSILPKTRLDPGGQNAVVSGLGYVGIVLAALLAITSAGIDMSSIAIVAGALSVGIGFGLQNIVSNFVSGIILLIERPISVGDWISTGNGDLGVVKRISVRATQVETFDRTEVIVPNSDLISQPVTNWTRHNKMGRIILPIGVAPTTDTRKIEQILMEIVEDQPTVTIDPAPAVLFRGITVDTMNFEIRAVLSDVAEGLGVTSEIYHRVVERFHAEGIAMPFTARERWPAPPLVEGDEAKGNDTAAAATQAMIVAPDEDDPGV; the protein is encoded by the coding sequence ATGGCCCGCGCTTTTCTGACCGTCGTCCTGACGGTGCTGACCCTTTTCGCCGCGCCGGTCTGGGCACAAGAGGACGGCGGCCCCGACTATGCCCGGTGGGAAAGCGCGGCCAGTCAGGCCGAGGCGCTGGCCGATGATCCGCAGGCCAGCGACGAGGATCTGAACCGCACGCGCTCCGAGATGGCCGACTGGCGCCGTCAGTTCCACGATGCGCAGGGCACCAATGCCAACCGCATCAAGGCGGTGCAGGAACAGCTTGCGGCGCTTGGAGATCCCCCGGCCGAAGGGCAGACCGAGGAAAGCGAAGTCGCGACAAGACGGGCAGAGCTGAACGGCCAGCTGTCCAGCCTGCAAGCCCCGCGCCTGACCGCCGTCGAGGCCTTCAGCCGCGCCGATTCCATCATCGAGCAAATCGCCCGCGTCACCGCCGAGCGTCAGGCCTCGATGCTGGCGCGGCATTCGCCCTCGCCGCTGTTTCCGGGGAACTGGCTGCTGGCCGGATCCGAGACGGTGGAGTTGGGGCGGCAGATGGGGGCCGAGTTCGTCCAGAATTTCGACGAACAGGGCGTCTGGGAACAGCTGAAGCCGCGACTGCCGCAGGTACTGGCCTATCTGGTGGCGGCCTTCGTGCTGCTGACGGCGGGTCGACTTTGGGTGGCGTCACTGACGACGCGGCTGTCGGCATGGGCGTCGGATCATTCGCGGGCCGTGGTGGCCTATGTGGTGTCGCTGGGGCAGATCATCATCCCGATGATCGGCGTCTATCTGGCGGTCCGCGGCCTGCGTGCGACCGGCTTTTTTGGCGAGTGGTCGGCACCGTTTCTGGATGCGATCCCGGCGGCGGGCGTGTTCCTGTTCGGCGGGCTGTGGCTGACGCGGATCATGTTCCCGCGCACCGCCATCGCCTATCAGACCCTGACCATGCCGGACGAGGGGCGCACCCGCGCGCGGCGGATGCTGAGCCTGCTGGCGGTGGTCTTTGCGATCCACCACATTCTGTCCCATGCGGTACTGCCGCTGACCGGAATCTATTGGCGGGCGGGCGATCCCGATACCCATGTGCCGATGGATTTTGCTGAAGGCGCGGCCTCGGTCGTGCATTTCGTCCTGATCCTGCTGGCGGCGGTCGCGCTGTTCCGGCTGGGCAATGTGCTGCGGCAGCTGCATAAATGGGCGGCGCCGGACGATCCCTCGTTCCGCTATCGCGTGCTGACGGTGGTGGGCGCGATCCTGCGGCTGGTGGCGCTGGCAGGCGTGGGTCTGGCGGCGGTCGGCTATGTCAATATGGGCAATGTGCTGATCTGGCCCTGGGGCCTGTCGCTGGCGCTGATTCTGGTGTTGGTATCGGTGCAGGATTTCATCGCCGACATTTTCAACATGGTCAAACGCGGGCAGGAGGGCGCGCGCGAGGGTCTGGCCCCGCTGCTGATCGGCTTCGTGCTGATCCTGCTGTCGGTGCCGCTGTTTCTGGTCATCTGGGGCGCGCGAGAGGCCGATCTGATCGACCAGTTCGCCGCCATCCAGCAGGGTGTCAGCTTTGGCGGGGTGCGGTTGTCGCCCGGTTCCATCCTGACCTTCCTGATCGTCTTCGGCATCGGTTACGGCGCAACGCGGGTGACGCAGGGGGCATTCCGCAGTTCGATCCTGCCCAAGACGCGACTTGATCCGGGCGGCCAGAATGCTGTGGTCTCGGGGCTGGGCTATGTCGGGATCGTGCTGGCCGCGCTGCTGGCGATCACCTCGGCCGGGATCGACATGTCCTCCATCGCCATCGTCGCGGGTGCGCTGTCGGTCGGTATCGGTTTCGGCTTGCAGAACATCGTGTCGAACTTCGTGTCCGGCATCATCCTGCTGATCGAGCGGCCGATCAGCGTCGGCGACTGGATCAGCACCGGCAATGGCGATCTGGGCGTGGTCAAGCGCATCTCGGTCCGGGCCACGCAGGTCGAGACCTTCGACCGCACCGAGGTCATCGTCCCCAACAGCGACCTGATCAGCCAGCCGGTGACCAACTGGACCCGCCATAACAAGATGGGCCGGATCATCCTGCCGATCGGCGTGGCACCCACCACCGACACGCGGAAGATCGAACAGATCCTGATGGAGATCGTCGAGGATCAGCCGACCGTCACCATCGACCCGGCCCCTGCGGTGCTGTTCCGGGGCATCACCGTGGACACGATGAATTTCGAGATCCGCGCGGTTCTGTCCGATGTCGCCGAAGGGCTGGGCGTGACCAGCGAGATCTATCACCGCGTGGTCGAACGGTTCCACGCGGAAGGCATCGCGATGCCGTTTACCGCCCGCGAACGCTGGCCCGCCCCGCCTCTGGTCGAGGGTGACGAGGCCAAGGGCAATGATACCGCGGCGGCTGCGACCCAGGCGATGATCGTGGCCCCGGACGAGGACGATCCGGGCGTCTGA
- a CDS encoding AI-2E family transporter, protein MYEPHDRILRDRLQTGFLGLIAFALLMFMLVQARFLLISLAIAIILFSLTSDAIWGISTRLKVPNWLATTLALFGIALGVLWISTTIVAQVNEVVVTAITYAERAQASLPALTERLGPEAQDRIMTFIGGFNITGWIRSLAGQASGLLSGSVLVILFVGFMFAERFWFSTKIERLVRDPVLARQVEDIISSIMHRVNRYLIVKTAISAVTAALVWSIFKLAGLELAGSVALLTFVLNFIPTVGSIIATVITILLAFVLTGDMTLTWIVGFACIAAQFIIGNVIDPMLLGQTLRMSSLGIMLSLSFWGAIWGIAGMFLAVPIMAAVMIVCAHIPWLRPVAVMLSREGLPDDGSDDEHKGRRRAA, encoded by the coding sequence TTGTACGAACCACATGACCGGATCCTGCGCGATCGGCTTCAAACCGGCTTTCTGGGGCTTATCGCCTTCGCGCTGTTGATGTTCATGCTGGTTCAGGCGCGTTTCCTGCTGATCTCTCTGGCCATCGCGATCATCCTGTTCTCGCTGACCTCGGACGCGATCTGGGGCATATCGACCCGGCTGAAGGTGCCGAACTGGCTGGCCACGACGCTGGCGCTGTTCGGGATCGCGCTGGGGGTGCTGTGGATCTCGACCACCATCGTCGCGCAGGTGAACGAGGTCGTGGTCACCGCCATCACCTATGCCGAAAGGGCGCAGGCGTCATTGCCAGCGCTGACCGAACGGCTGGGACCCGAGGCGCAGGACCGCATCATGACCTTCATCGGCGGGTTCAACATCACCGGCTGGATCCGGTCGCTGGCCGGTCAGGCATCGGGGTTGTTGTCGGGCAGCGTGCTGGTGATCCTGTTCGTGGGCTTCATGTTCGCCGAGCGTTTCTGGTTCAGCACCAAGATCGAGCGGCTGGTGCGCGACCCGGTTCTGGCCCGTCAGGTCGAGGATATCATCAGCTCGATCATGCACCGGGTAAACCGCTATCTGATCGTCAAGACGGCGATCAGCGCGGTGACGGCGGCGCTTGTCTGGTCGATCTTCAAGCTGGCCGGGCTGGAGCTGGCCGGATCGGTCGCGCTGCTGACCTTCGTGCTGAATTTCATTCCCACCGTCGGCTCTATCATCGCCACGGTCATCACCATCCTGCTGGCCTTCGTGCTGACCGGCGACATGACCCTGACATGGATCGTGGGTTTCGCCTGCATTGCCGCGCAGTTCATCATCGGCAATGTCATCGACCCGATGCTGCTGGGTCAGACGCTGCGCATGTCCAGTCTCGGCATCATGCTGAGCCTGTCCTTCTGGGGCGCGATCTGGGGCATTGCGGGCATGTTTCTGGCTGTGCCGATCATGGCGGCGGTGATGATCGTCTGCGCCCATATTCCGTGGCTGCGCCCGGTCGCGGTCATGCTGTCGCGCGAGGGGCTGCCCGACGATGGCAGCGACGACGAACACAAGGGACGCCGCCGCGCCGCCTGA
- a CDS encoding cysteine synthase A: protein MRICSDLAAAIGNTPLIRLNRASEETGCEILGKAEFMNPGQSVKDRAALYIIRDAVARGELRPGGTIVEGTAGNTGIGLALVGASMGFRSVIVIPETQSQEKKDMLRLAGATLVEVPAAPYKNPNNYVRYSGRLAEALARTEPNGAIWANQFDNVANRQAHLETTGPEIWEQTDSKVDGFVCAVGSGGTLAGVADALQPKGVKIGLADPEGAALHSFYTTGEFDAPGSSITEGIGQGRITANLEGFTPDFSWRIPDAEALPILFDLLKDEGLCLGGSSGINVAGAIRMAQEMGPGHTIVTVLCDYGTRYQTKLFNPNFLRAKSLPVPDWLSRAAPEVPEVFED, encoded by the coding sequence ATGCGTATCTGCTCTGATCTTGCTGCCGCTATCGGCAACACGCCGCTGATCCGGCTCAATCGCGCCAGCGAGGAAACCGGCTGCGAGATCCTCGGCAAGGCCGAGTTCATGAACCCGGGTCAGTCGGTCAAGGATCGCGCGGCGCTCTATATCATCCGCGACGCGGTGGCACGGGGCGAGTTGCGCCCGGGCGGCACCATCGTCGAGGGCACGGCGGGCAATACCGGCATCGGGCTGGCGCTGGTGGGTGCCTCGATGGGGTTCCGCAGCGTGATCGTGATCCCCGAGACGCAGAGTCAGGAAAAGAAGGACATGCTGCGGTTGGCGGGTGCCACGCTGGTCGAGGTGCCGGCCGCGCCCTACAAGAATCCCAACAACTATGTCCGCTATTCCGGGCGTCTGGCCGAGGCACTGGCCAGGACCGAACCGAACGGCGCGATCTGGGCCAACCAGTTCGACAATGTGGCCAACCGTCAGGCGCATCTGGAAACCACCGGCCCCGAGATCTGGGAACAGACCGACAGCAAGGTCGATGGCTTTGTCTGCGCCGTCGGCTCTGGCGGTACGCTGGCCGGGGTGGCCGATGCGTTGCAGCCCAAGGGCGTGAAGATCGGGCTGGCCGATCCCGAGGGCGCGGCGCTGCATTCCTTCTATACCACCGGTGAATTCGACGCGCCCGGCAGTTCCATCACCGAGGGCATCGGGCAGGGCCGGATCACCGCCAATCTGGAAGGTTTCACCCCCGATTTCAGCTGGCGCATCCCCGATGCCGAGGCGCTGCCGATCCTGTTCGACCTGCTCAAGGACGAGGGGCTGTGCCTTGGCGGCTCGTCCGGCATCAACGTCGCGGGCGCGATCCGCATGGCGCAGGAGATGGGGCCGGGTCACACCATCGTGACGGTACTGTGCGACTATGGCACGCGTTATCAGACGAAACTGTTCAACCCGAACTTCCTGCGGGCCAAATCGCTGCCCGTGCCGGACTGGCTGAGCCGAGCTGCGCCGGAGGTTCCCGAAGTCTTCGAGGACTGA
- a CDS encoding NUDIX domain-containing protein, giving the protein MTRVFLVGPLAHPALRTALSVDGREAVISGRLHGGAEAGIIAGGWPELVAAPGDLPAVETGMTPELSRYAAVMGLKPLAHPQGQVLGAVEGAGQGAPWDATRWLPELAAEIARLILEAPRDRPAAQIARRLPMLGIWADSRIRGRATPPSGGDLVPLRDSSDVRVTAREEPFAGYFAVETWHLSHRTHAGGFTPDMRREGFVTGDAVVVLPWDPKRDRVLLIEQFRMGPVMRHDPQPWLLEAVAGRVDAGESVESAARREALEEADLRIGQLFQAMSHYPSPGALTEFLYLFVGIADLPDGIEGVHGLADETEDIRGHLVERAELTRMALAGQITNGPLALLALWLDREAGRLRAAL; this is encoded by the coding sequence GTGACAAGGGTTTTTCTGGTGGGACCGCTGGCGCATCCGGCCTTGCGGACAGCATTGTCAGTGGACGGGCGCGAGGCGGTGATTTCGGGGCGGCTGCATGGCGGCGCTGAGGCGGGGATCATCGCGGGCGGCTGGCCGGAGCTGGTGGCCGCGCCGGGCGATCTGCCTGCGGTCGAGACCGGGATGACGCCGGAACTGTCCCGCTATGCGGCGGTGATGGGGCTGAAGCCGCTGGCGCACCCGCAGGGGCAGGTTCTGGGCGCGGTCGAGGGCGCGGGGCAGGGCGCGCCGTGGGACGCAACCCGCTGGCTGCCCGAGCTTGCCGCCGAGATCGCCCGGCTGATTCTGGAGGCACCGCGCGACCGGCCAGCCGCGCAGATCGCGCGCCGTCTGCCGATGCTGGGGATCTGGGCCGACAGTCGTATCCGGGGGCGGGCGACCCCGCCTTCGGGCGGCGATCTGGTGCCCTTGCGCGATTCCAGTGATGTGCGGGTGACAGCGCGGGAGGAACCCTTTGCGGGCTATTTCGCGGTCGAGACATGGCACCTGTCGCATCGCACCCATGCCGGTGGCTTCACGCCCGATATGCGGCGTGAGGGCTTTGTCACCGGCGATGCGGTGGTCGTGCTGCCCTGGGACCCGAAGCGCGACCGGGTGCTGCTGATCGAACAGTTCCGCATGGGGCCGGTGATGCGCCACGATCCGCAGCCGTGGCTGTTGGAGGCCGTGGCAGGCCGCGTCGATGCGGGCGAAAGCGTCGAATCTGCCGCCCGGCGCGAGGCGCTGGAAGAGGCCGACCTGCGGATTGGCCAGCTGTTTCAGGCCATGTCGCACTATCCCAGTCCCGGCGCCTTGACCGAGTTCCTGTATCTGTTCGTCGGCATCGCCGATCTGCCGGACGGGATCGAGGGCGTTCACGGGCTGGCCGATGAGACCGAGGATATCCGCGGCCATCTGGTGGAACGCGCGGAATTGACGCGGATGGCACTGGCGGGACAGATCACCAACGGCCCTTTGGCGCTGCTGGCGCTGTGGCTGGACCGAGAGGCCGGACGGTTGCGGGCGGCGCTGTGA
- a CDS encoding DUF6538 domain-containing protein, which produces MRIMKRGEIWHQRRRVPVRFRSVETRREIWQSLHTDSETVAKQKAPIIWQEQLNAWEAKLAGEDEDAERRFEAARDLAQLRGMRYLPVRKVAELPRDALLDRIEAIPERKGVIDSREATAILGTTPEPPIRISRALTLYWQLAKDRTLAKSLDQLRRWENPRKKAIANLISVIGDKPLAEITGDDMLDFRDWWLERMRAENLTANSANKDLTHLGDVLKTVNSMKRLGLTLPLSELSFKEGKTGKRPAFSDGWIRDKLLAANALDGLNDEARGIFLVMINTGMRPSEIAGLRPDEIKLERVYPHLSLQPIGRELKSENAARVIPLLGVSLTALKVFPDGFPRYRNNSATLSGTINKYLVENGLKETSAHTLYSLRHAFEDRMLAAGIDERIRRDLMGHSLGRVRYGEGGKLQQVTRLLEPISF; this is translated from the coding sequence ATGCGGATCATGAAACGGGGTGAGATCTGGCATCAACGGCGGCGGGTTCCGGTTAGGTTCCGCTCGGTCGAGACCCGGCGCGAGATCTGGCAAAGCCTGCATACCGACTCTGAAACGGTTGCCAAGCAAAAGGCGCCAATTATCTGGCAAGAACAGCTGAATGCCTGGGAGGCCAAACTCGCCGGTGAAGATGAGGATGCCGAGCGCCGGTTTGAGGCGGCGCGCGATCTGGCGCAATTGCGCGGCATGCGCTATTTGCCGGTGCGCAAGGTCGCGGAACTGCCCCGCGATGCCCTGCTCGACCGGATCGAGGCGATTCCCGAACGCAAGGGCGTGATCGACAGCCGCGAAGCCACAGCCATTCTGGGCACCACCCCAGAGCCGCCCATCCGGATTTCCCGGGCGCTGACGCTTTATTGGCAACTTGCCAAAGACCGCACCCTTGCAAAAAGCCTCGATCAGCTTCGTCGGTGGGAGAATCCGCGCAAAAAGGCGATTGCCAATCTGATCTCCGTGATCGGGGACAAGCCCCTGGCCGAAATTACCGGCGATGACATGCTGGATTTTCGGGATTGGTGGCTGGAACGGATGCGAGCCGAGAACCTGACTGCCAATAGCGCGAACAAAGACCTGACCCATCTTGGCGATGTCCTGAAAACCGTCAACAGCATGAAGCGCCTCGGCCTGACCCTTCCGCTGTCAGAACTGTCCTTCAAGGAAGGCAAAACAGGCAAACGCCCCGCCTTCAGCGATGGCTGGATCCGTGACAAGCTTTTGGCGGCGAATGCGCTGGATGGTCTTAATGATGAGGCGCGGGGCATTTTTCTGGTGATGATCAATACCGGCATGCGCCCGAGCGAGATTGCCGGTCTGCGCCCCGATGAAATCAAGCTTGAGCGCGTCTATCCCCACCTGTCCCTGCAGCCGATCGGGCGCGAGCTGAAATCAGAAAATGCCGCGCGGGTGATACCGCTGCTTGGCGTTTCGCTCACCGCGCTGAAGGTCTTTCCCGACGGGTTCCCGCGGTATCGCAACAACTCGGCCACGCTCAGCGGGACCATCAACAAATATCTCGTTGAAAACGGATTGAAAGAGACATCGGCCCATACGCTGTACAGTCTGCGCCATGCCTTTGAAGACCGTATGCTCGCCGCCGGAATTGACGAGCGGATCCGGCGCGATCTGATGGGGCATTCTTTGGGGCGCGTGCGTTATGGTGAAGGGGGCAAGCTTCAGCAGGTGACGCGTTTGCTGGAACCGATCTCGTTTTGA
- the gyrA gene encoding DNA gyrase subunit A gives MAHDGPVIDISAEMRTSYLDYAMSVIVSRAIPDLRDGLKPVHRRILYAMEETGNTSDKPYRKSARPVGDVMGKYHPHGDGAIYDALVRMAQDFSMSLPLLDGQGNFGSMDGDPAAAMRYTEVRMDKPAAYLLMDIDKDTVNFQDNYDGKDREPTVLPARFPNMLVNGAGGIAVGMATNIPPHNLGEVVDATLALIEDPDLSAERIMEIIPGPDFPTGGLILGRSGARKAYLEGRGSVIIRAKTHIEEPRKDRFAIVVDEIPYQVNKSTLIERIAELAKEKRVEGISSVQDESDRHGVRMVIELKRDATPEVVLNQLFRFTALQTHFGCNMLALNHGRPEQLTLRDFLTHFIAFREEVVARRTAYELRKARERSHLLCGLAVAVSNVDEVVATIRSSADAAEARERLMERRWPAHEILEYLRLIDDPLHPVNEDGTYNLSEAQARAILELRLQRLTQLGVQEVTDELKNLADAIREYLAILASRERILGIISDELREVKERFAVARRTEITQWSGDMDDEDLIEREDMVVTITSGGYIKRTPLAEFRSQRRGGKGLSGMATKEDDVVTTLFVANTHTELLFFTTDGMVYRLKTWRLPLGGRTAKGKAIVNILPIEPGVSIAALLPMDAPEVEWDNYQVVFATDQGEVRRNALSDFTNIMRNGKIAMKLPEGVSLIGVRMATTDDDVMLLTAQGRAIRFPTTAVRVFKGRDSTGVRGIRLADGDSVVSMAVIRHFEADPAERAAYLKMRRAVAGALDDGAEPDEDEEAVAEGSITQERYARMSAAEDLILTITAKGAGKISSSHDYPVRGRGGQGVMAMDKAMRGGPLVASFPVEMDNQIMLATSTGQSIRVPVDGISFRSRSAGGVRVFNTSNGEVVVSVARIEEPAGAVDEAEDDAATDGNAGGPTDGAADNDE, from the coding sequence ATGGCCCATGACGGGCCGGTGATCGACATCAGCGCCGAGATGCGGACTTCCTATCTGGACTATGCCATGTCGGTCATCGTCAGCCGGGCGATTCCCGACCTGCGCGACGGGCTGAAGCCGGTTCACCGGCGCATCCTCTATGCGATGGAGGAGACCGGCAACACCAGCGACAAGCCCTATCGCAAATCGGCCCGCCCGGTCGGCGACGTGATGGGTAAGTATCACCCGCATGGCGACGGCGCGATCTATGACGCGCTGGTCAGGATGGCGCAGGACTTTTCCATGTCGCTGCCGCTTCTGGACGGTCAGGGCAACTTCGGCAGCATGGACGGCGATCCCGCCGCCGCGATGCGCTATACCGAGGTGCGGATGGACAAGCCCGCCGCCTATCTGCTGATGGATATCGACAAGGACACGGTCAATTTCCAGGACAACTATGACGGCAAGGACCGCGAACCGACGGTCCTGCCGGCGCGTTTCCCGAACATGCTGGTCAATGGCGCGGGCGGCATCGCCGTCGGCATGGCCACCAATATCCCGCCGCACAATCTGGGCGAGGTCGTGGACGCCACGCTGGCCTTGATCGAGGATCCCGACCTGTCGGCCGAACGGATCATGGAGATCATCCCCGGCCCGGATTTCCCCACCGGCGGGCTGATCCTTGGACGTTCCGGCGCGCGCAAGGCCTATCTGGAGGGGCGCGGCAGCGTCATCATCCGCGCGAAAACCCATATAGAGGAGCCGCGCAAGGACCGTTTCGCCATCGTCGTGGACGAAATCCCCTATCAGGTGAACAAATCCACCCTGATCGAGCGGATCGCCGAACTGGCCAAGGAAAAGCGGGTCGAGGGGATTTCCAGCGTTCAGGACGAATCCGACCGGCATGGCGTCCGCATGGTGATCGAGCTGAAACGCGACGCCACGCCCGAGGTGGTGCTGAACCAGCTGTTCCGCTTTACCGCGCTGCAAACCCATTTCGGCTGCAACATGCTGGCCCTGAACCACGGCCGGCCCGAACAGCTGACGCTGCGCGACTTCCTGACCCATTTCATCGCCTTCCGCGAAGAGGTCGTGGCCCGGCGCACCGCCTATGAGCTGCGCAAGGCGCGCGAGCGCAGCCATCTGCTGTGCGGTCTGGCCGTCGCAGTCAGCAATGTCGATGAGGTCGTGGCGACGATCCGGTCATCCGCCGACGCCGCCGAGGCGCGAGAGCGGTTGATGGAACGCCGCTGGCCCGCCCATGAGATTCTGGAATATCTGCGCCTGATCGACGACCCGCTGCATCCGGTGAACGAGGACGGGACCTATAACCTGTCCGAGGCTCAGGCCCGCGCGATTCTGGAACTGCGCCTGCAACGCCTGACCCAGCTGGGTGTGCAGGAAGTCACCGACGAGCTGAAAAACCTTGCCGATGCGATCCGCGAATATCTGGCCATCCTCGCCTCACGCGAACGTATCCTCGGCATCATCAGCGACGAGCTGCGCGAGGTGAAGGAACGCTTTGCCGTGGCCCGCCGGACCGAGATCACCCAGTGGTCGGGCGACATGGACGACGAGGACCTGATCGAGCGCGAGGACATGGTCGTCACCATCACCTCGGGCGGCTATATCAAGCGCACGCCGCTGGCCGAATTCCGCAGCCAACGGCGTGGCGGCAAGGGCCTGTCCGGCATGGCCACCAAAGAGGACGATGTCGTCACTACCCTGTTCGTCGCCAATACCCATACCGAACTGCTGTTCTTCACCACCGATGGTATGGTTTACCGGCTAAAGACATGGCGGCTGCCGCTGGGTGGGCGCACGGCCAAGGGCAAGGCCATCGTCAACATTCTGCCGATCGAGCCCGGTGTTTCCATCGCCGCCCTGCTGCCGATGGACGCGCCCGAGGTCGAATGGGACAATTATCAGGTCGTCTTTGCCACCGATCAGGGCGAGGTGCGCCGCAACGCGCTGTCGGACTTCACCAATATCATGCGCAACGGCAAGATCGCGATGAAGCTGCCCGAGGGCGTCAGCCTGATCGGCGTACGCATGGCGACGACCGATGACGATGTGATGCTGCTGACCGCTCAGGGTCGCGCGATCCGGTTCCCGACCACCGCTGTCCGCGTCTTCAAGGGCCGCGATTCGACCGGCGTGCGCGGCATCCGTCTGGCGGATGGCGACAGCGTCGTCAGCATGGCCGTGATCCGTCACTTCGAGGCCGATCCGGCCGAACGCGCGGCCTATCTGAAGATGCGCCGTGCCGTGGCCGGTGCGCTGGATGACGGGGCCGAACCCGACGAGGACGAAGAGGCCGTGGCCGAGGGCAGCATCACCCAGGAACGCTATGCCCGGATGTCGGCGGCCGAAGATCTGATCCTGACCATCACCGCCAAGGGCGCGGGCAAGATCAGCTCCAGCCACGATTACCCGGTGCGCGGGCGCGGCGGTCAGGGCGTCATGGCGATGGACAAGGCCATGCGCGGCGGCCCGCTGGTTGCCAGCTTCCCGGTGGAAATGGACAACCAGATCATGCTGGCGACCTCGACCGGGCAGTCGATCCGGGTGCCGGTGGACGGGATCAGCTTCCGTTCGCGCAGCGCAGGCGGGGTGCGGGTCTTCAATACCAGCAATGGCGAGGTCGTGGTCTCGGTCGCGCGGATCGAGGAACCGGCGGGCGCCGTGGATGAGGCCGAGGACGACGCCGCCACGGATGGCAACGCAGGCGGCCCCACCGATGGCGCCGCAGACAACGACGAATGA